The Daucus carota subsp. sativus chromosome 2, DH1 v3.0, whole genome shotgun sequence genome includes a window with the following:
- the LOC135150847 gene encoding uncharacterized protein LOC135150847, with protein sequence MMDEYDRLAQNHAPHSKLARLRLFLFPTDADSRNSSISSLSSLLTGSAKREHWFFDALNGRDASGLDRVGSEVSSIVSEVPDYLFGLENADDPTRLKTRRVLNDNASNSDPGSPAPIVSSPFCSTSSGLGPTYMPPPDLRPVKTRPEMQVFEPKQSPVEANESMDPKFVQQPGYGDNPMWHYGPGGQYPNPGVQNMPMYYLPGSGPQPGNIGIQQVPMQAQFVQRYSAGHNQIPVGLHQQNPGMGPVPGMGQVYARERTMNPYDVRRTPSGVSQPQQVYYEVGNAGAIPVYSRMVGPGGEEIQAAGNELNPGRVLQ encoded by the coding sequence ATGATGGATGAGTATGACAGGTTAGCGCAGAATCACGCGCCTCATTCTAAATTGGCTCGGCTTCGGCTATTTTTATTTCCAACTGATGCTGATTCGAGAAATAGTAGTATTAGCTCGCTTAGCTCACTTCTTACTGGCTCGGCTAAGCGGGAGCATTGGTTTTTTGATGCCTTAAATGGGCGGGATGcgtcgggtttggatcgggtcgGGTCTGAGGTATCGTCGATTGTATCCGAAGTCCCGGATTATCTTTTTGGATTGGAGAATGCGGATGACCCGACCCGGTTGAAGACCCGACGTGTTTTGAATGATAATGCGTCGAATTCGGATCCGGGCTCTCCTGCTCCAATTGTGTCGTCGCCGTTTTGCTCAACTTCGTCGGGTTTGGGACCGACTTATATGCCGCCTCCGGATCTTCGACCCGTtaagacccgacccgaaatgcAAGTTTTTGAACCGAAACAAAGTCCGGTAGAGGCTAACGAAAGCATGGACCCGAAGTTTGTACAACAACCCGGGTACGGTGACAACCCGATGTGGCATTATGGACCAGGTGGGCAGTACCCGAACCCGGGAGTACAAAACATGCCCATGTATTACCTTCCCGGTTCAGGTCCCCAACCCGGAAACATTGGCATTCAGCAGGTACCAATGCAGGCACAGTTTGTGCAAAGATATTCAGCGGGTCACAATCAAATACCCGTGGGGCTCCATCAGCAAAACCCGGGTATGGGTCCAGTCCCGGGCATGGGTCAGGTGTATGCAAGAGAAAGGACAATGAATCCATATGATGTTAGAAGAACTCCAAGTGGAGTGAGCCAACCACAACAAGTGTACTATGAGGTAGGAAATGCAGGTGCAATTCCAGTGTATTCAAGAATGGTTGGTCCAGGTGGTGAAGAGATCCAGGCAGCAGGAAATGAATTGAATCCTGGTCGGGTACTACAATAG
- the LOC108209209 gene encoding uncharacterized protein LOC108209209, translating to MAESSDPIPEAWKSLWDKWDLRSFIFISLFLQTLLVLVAPLRKRTSRSWIIMPLWSAYLLADWAANFAVGLIASSNDDSTSGSKKSTDADLLAFWAPFLLVHLGGPDTITAFALEDNELWLRHLFGLLFQCVAVVYVFIQALPVKENLWIPTLLMFLAGVIKYAERTRSLYLASASSFRDSMLTEPDPGPNYAKLMDEYYSKKMARLPTWIEMLPEPDRVVKAANIFKPGELTNLEVVQYAYRYFETFKGLVVDLIFSFRERNQSRDFFLARTAEDAFRVVEVELNFLYEVLFTKLPVVYDRLGYCCRCFSFIAVIMSLVLFYHTDKEKFEGFDVGVTYTLLIGAITLDVIAFIMLVFSDWTVVALRKSPDQVTSSTKSRSHRILSWLLKIKTKRLKLDSLPILSRRWGETMSTYNVISYCLNRRPRKRTVLYEYVGLTTFLDEIWYVERIRFYPRLRDFIFEELKAKSLMADDLDTSREICSAKGEWVLRIEDYGCKELLPFVVDVDYDESLLLWHIATDLCYNDEKDKPQNKAYREIAKHISDYMIYLLVMQPNMMAAVSGIGLIRFRDTCAEATKFFKNSNVRLRNSWFISCCGGSIDQEVLLEASRRILAVNTEVPPITVKGDRSKSVLFDAAILAHKLKELPQKEINKEKVDKWYIISKVWIELLSYAATHIRSDSHAQQLSRGGDLITIVWLLMAHFGLGDQFQINEGHARAKLIVGK from the coding sequence ATGGCTGAGTCATCTGACCCGATACCTGAAGCTTGGAAGTCACTATGGGATAAATGGGATCTTCGGTCTTTCATCTTCATAAGTCTTTTCCTCCAGACATTATTAGTTTTAGTTGCTCCTTTGAGAAAGAGAACATCACGCAGCTGGATCATTATGCCACTTTGGTCAGCATACTTGCTTGCCGATTGGGCAGCTAACTTTGCAGTTGGACTCATTGCCAGCAGCAATGATGACTCAACATCAGGAAGCAAAAAATCTACAGATGCTGACCTTTTGGCATTCTGGGCTCCATTTCTTTTAGTACACCTTGGTGGTCCAGACACCATAACTGCATTTGCTCTGGAGGATAATGAGTTGTGGCTTAGGCATTTATTTGGCTTGTTATTCCAATGTGTTGCCGTAGTTTATGTTTTTATACAAGCCCTTCCAGTTAAAGAAAACCTGTGGATCCCAACATTGCTCATGTTTTTAGCTGGGGTCATCAAGTATGCTGAACGCACACGTTCACTTTATCTTGCGAGCGCTAGTAGCTTCCGAGACTCCATGCTTACAGAACCAGATCCAGGGCCAAACTATGCTAAGCTCATGGATGAGTACTACTCAAAGAAAATGGCTAGACTTCCAACATGGATAGAAATGCTTCCCGAGCCAGATAGAGTTGTTAAGGCTGCCAATATTTTTAAACCCGGTGAATTGACAAATTTGGAAGTGGTGCAGTACGCTTATCGCTATTTTGAGACATTTAAAGGACTCGTGGTTGATCTTATATTCAGCTTCCGTGAACGCAACCAGAGTCGAGACTTCTTCCTTGCAAGAACTGCGGAAGATGCATTCAGAGTGGTAGAGGTTGAGTTGAATTTTCTCTATGAAGTTCTCTTTACCAAGCTCCCTGTAGTATACGATAGGCTGGGATACTGCTGCAGGTGTTTTTCCTTCATTGCAGTAATCATGTCCTTGGTACTCTTCTACCACACGGATAAGGAGAAATTTGAAGGGTTTGATGTGGGGGTTACTTACACTTTGCTAATTGGAGCAATTACACTGGACGTGATTGCATTTATTATGCTTGTGTTCTCAGATTGGACTGTTGTTGCACTTCGGAAGTCACCGGATCAAGTCACTTCAAGTACTAAATCCAGATCCCACAGGATCCTTAGCTGGTTGCTGAAAATAAAGACTAAAAGATTAAAGTTGGATTCTCTACCTATCCTTTCCCGCAGGTGGGGTGAAACTATGTCAACATACAACGTGATTTCTTATTGCTTAAACAGACGTCCTAGAAAGAGAACAGTTTTATATGAATATGTGGGCCTTACTACCTTCTTGGATGAGATTTGGTATGTTGAACGCATAAGATTTTACCCTAGATTAAGAGACTTCATTTTTGAAGAGCTGAAAGCTAAGTCTCTGATGGCGGATGATTTGGATACTTCTAGAGAAATATGTTCAGCTAAAGGTGAATGGGTGCTTCGGATAGAAGATTATGGTTGTAAAGAACTACTTCcatttgttgttgatgttgactACGATGAAAGCCTTCTTTTGTGGCACATTGCTACCGACCTTTGCTACAATGATGAAAAGGATAAGCCACAAAATAAAGCTTACCGCGAAATTGCCAAGCACATATCAGACTACATGATATATCTTCTCGTTATGCAGCCTAACATGATGGCTGCGGTGTCAGGCATCGGGCTAATAAGGTTCCGAGATACATGTGCCGAGGCCACAAAGTTTTTCAAGAACAGTAATGTAAGGCTTAGAAACTCTTGGTTCATTTCTTGCTGTGGAGGCAGTATAGATCAAGAAGTGTTGCTGGAGGCTTCTAGACGTATTCTGGCTGTCAATACAGAAGTACCACCAATTACTGTCAAGGGGGATAGGAGTAAATCTGTTTTGTTTGATGCAGCCATACTGGCCCATAAACTGAAGGAGTTACCACAGAAAGAGATCAATAAAGAAAAGGTAGATAAATGGTACATAATAAGCAAGGTATGGATAGAGTTGCTATCATATGCTGCAACTCATATCAGGTCAGACTCTCATGCACAACAACTTAGCAGAGGTGGAGATCTTATTACTATTGTTTGGTTATTGATGGCTCATTTTGGCCTGGGAGATCAATTTCAAATAAATGAAGGCCATGCTAGGGCAAAGCTGATTGTGGGGAAGTAG
- the LOC108208500 gene encoding uncharacterized protein LOC108208500 — protein sequence MAGRDAWISLWSTWDIRIFVFLSLLVQTFLFLAAPLRKRTSSIWVIIPLWLAYLLADWVADYTLGLIARSNRSSSTSAMNTTSTDDGLQAFWATFLLSHLGGQDNITASALEDNELWRRHVLNFIVSSIGVCYVFINALPVKEYLWIPTTLMFITGVIKYFERTRSLFLASASSFRESMMPQPNPGPDYAKLMYVYKSNAAAGIPTRIELLPQPDRNPLLSQTYKKHELTDLQVVQYAFRFFMAFRRLAVDLRLSIPDRNESQEFFLARSAKDAFRVVEVELLFLYEVLFTKLPVVYDSKGFCLRGFSSFAVIMSLLLFYQMEKMKFEQLDVAFTYTLFTGAIVLDLIGYTMLVFSNWTFVHLMNNSPDRYQSLFQFICGRIRSLLLRINMSRFKNKNSWFTLPMMRRRWGESMATFSLLQYCLHERPRKRELFIGYLGLTNFFDEIGYVNHIRFNVTLRDFIFTELKEKSELAYDLETAKEITLARGEWVLLIEDYGHKQLHPFLVGVDYDESLLLWHIATEICFHDRKDEPLNKDYRIIAKTISDYMIYLLVMRPDAMAGVVSVGLTRFQDTCADAKRFFRSSKQELRKPGFQFRGINDPTMLQRACESILNVETVVKPVTLKGDESKSVLFDAAILAKELKALPRRNNRHQIEVDKWFIMSKVWVEMLSYAARGIRADTHAQQLSRGGDLITIVWLLMAHFGLGEEYQLTHDHERAKLVVGK from the coding sequence ATGGCTGGACGCGATGCATGGATATCGCTGTGGAGTACATGGGATATTCGGATTTTTGTATTCTTAAGTCTTTTAGTCCAAACATTCTTATTTCTAGCTGCTCCTCTACGAAAGAGAACTTCAAGTATTTGGGTCATCATTCCCCTTTGGTTAGCATACTTGCTGGCCGATTGGGTTGCTGACTATACACTTGGACtcatagcaagaagcaacagaAGTTCTTCGACGAGCGCCATGAATACAACCTCCACAGATGATGGCCTTCAGGCATTCTGGGCTACATTCCTATTATCACACCTAGGTGGTCAAGACAATATAACTGCTTCAGCTCTCGAGGATAATGAGTTGTGGCGTAGGcatgttttaaacttcataGTTTCGAGTATTGGTGTGTGTTATGTATTTATTAATGCCCTTCCGGTTAAAGAATATCTATGGATACCAACAACCCTCATGTTTATAACCGGGGTGATCAAATATTTTGAGCGCACACGTTCTCTGTTTCTGGCAAGTGCCAGTAGCTTTCGAGAATCCATGATGCCGCAACCAAACCCAGGGCCTGACTACGCCAAACTCATGTATGTGTACAAGTCGAATGCAGCGGCTGGAATTCCGACACGCATTGAGCTGCTTCCACAGCCGGATAGAAACCCTTTGCTCTCCCAAACATATAAGAAACACGAATTGACTGATTTGCAAGTGGTGCAGTATGCTTTTAGGTTCTTTATGGCATTTAGAAGACTTGCTGTTGATCTTCGTTTAAGTATCCCTGATCGAAATGAGAGCCAAGAATTCTTCCTTGCGAGATCAGCTAAAGATGCATTCAGAGTGGTCGAGGTGGAGCTGCTTTTCCTTTATGAAGTGCTTTTCACCAAGCTCCCTGTGGTGTACGACAGCAAAGGATTCTGCCTCCGGGGTTTCTCATCCTTTGCAGTTATCATGTCCTTGCTACTCTTCTAtcagatggagaagatgaaaTTTGAACAACTCGATGTGGCCTTCACGTACACTCTGTTTACTGGAGCAATTGTGTTGGACTTGATTGGATATACTATGCTTGTATTCTCAAACTGGACCTTTGTCCACCTCATGAACAATTCACCAGATAGATACCAGTCCCTTTTTCAATTCATATGTGGTAGGATCCGTAGCTTGTTGCTAAGAATAAATATGAGTAGATTTAAGAATAAAAATTCCTGGTTTACCTTACCCATGATGCGCCGCAGGTGGGGGGAATCTATGGCAACCTTTAGCTTGCTCCAGTATTGCCTACACGAACGTCCTAGAAAGAGAGAACTTTTTATTGGTTACCTGGGCCTTACCAACTTCTTTGACGAGATTGGGTATGTTAATCACATAAGGTTCAATGTAACATTAAGAGACTTCATCTTCACAGAGCTCAAAGAAAAATCTGAGTTGGCATATGATTTGGAGACTGCTAAAGAGATTACTTTAGCCAGAGGTGAATGGGTGCTTCTTATAGAAGATTACGGTCATAAACAATTACATCCATTTCTGGTTGGTGTTGACTATGATGAGAGCCTTCTTTTATGGCACATTGCTACTGAAATTTGCTTCCATGACAGAAAAGATGAGCCTCTGAACAAGGACTATCGCATAATTgccaagacaatttcagattaCATGATATATCTTCTGGTTATGAGGCCTGACGCGATGGCTGGTGTGGTCAGCGTGGGGCTAACAAGGTTTCAAGATACATGTGCTGATGCGAAAAGATTTTTCAGAAGCAGTAAACAAGAACTCAGAAAGCCCGGGTTTCAGTTTAGAGGAATAAATGATCCAACAATGCTTCAAAGGGCATGTGAAAGTATTCTAAATGTGGAGACGGTGGTTAAACCAGTCACTCTAAAGGGCGATGAAAGCAAATCAGTATTGTTTGATGCAGCCATATTGGCCAAAGAGTTAAAAGCATTGCCACGCAGGAATAATAGACATCAGATAGAGGTGGATAAATGGTTCATAATGAGCAAGGTGTGGGTGGAAATGCTTTCATACGCCGCAAGGGGCATCAGGGCAGATACTCATGCACAACAACTTAGCAGAGGTGGAGATCTTATTACTATTGTTTGGTTATTGATGGCTCATTTTGGCCTGGGAGAAGAGTACCAATTAACTCATGATCATGAAAGGGCAAAGCTGGTGGTGGGAAAGTAA
- the LOC108208201 gene encoding uncharacterized protein LOC108208201, translating into MDSTNVQHGMRSFVEHSSHEHPLVLQQNDDVIARGALCYVCDRSIGDSATYICTSRDIFEDCENYYLHKSCAELPTSIVHYKHKDHKLVLKLRDYCSCDICSRHVKSLAYACEDCDFDVCVICSFEQRELLHAGHWEHPLTLMPRNALFECDACGDESKDSSYVCTICDFWIHKGCAMAPLVTEPNYHNHPISLIYSIPNIHRNFRKLCGICHYRVYRSNWMYYCQKCQFFVHMRCAIKYNEESAVSDTDTVSLVQFPLASEKSLFDLFSGNCCRFQVDFQSNDPDIIKEHWSHNHPLEKFQFISSSENDNEDNSDDRRVMICDGCIQPISEFHLSYYACIQCALFLHPLCATKLPKELPIGACTFHPEHLLFLRKTDRFYKFVKCGVCSFPTNGFYYHCESCDVKVDIRCAFLPKRIKHKSHKQHSLTMYRSDKSKCSASKLLIGEGMQYACMTCTDFQIHILSAFYPRKITHKYDPHLLTLRQPPFFYEGVLYCQICEERVNNQFWLYYCDECDRGYHCDCVRQYENVKLGGTIKLRLNDENHTFALVLKRPQGMKSSVHICFYCKHEFSYAFLFECDGCGFLACCKCVDEILGE; encoded by the exons ATGGACAGCACAAATGTCCAACATGGGATGCGTTCTTTCGTGGAGCACTCATCTCATGAGCATCCACTAGTACTACAACAGAACGATGATGTAATTGCAAGGGGTGCTTTATGCTATGTTTGCGACAGATCGATTGGAGACTCTGCTACATATATTTGCACTAGTCGTGACATTTTCGAGGACTGTGAAAATTACTACCTGCACAAGAGCTGCGCAGAACTACCCACAAGTATTGTTCACTATAAGCACAAAGATCACAAGCTTGTTCTGAAATTACGTGATTATTGTTCATGTGATATTTGTAGTCGCCATGTGAAGTCGTTGGCTTATGCATGTGAAGATTGTGACTTTGATGTGTGTGTAATCTGTTCTTTTGAACAGAGAGAGCTTCTTCATGCTGGCCACTGGGAGCACCCGCTGACATTGATGCCGAGGAATGCGTTGTTTGAGTGTGATGCTTGTGGAGACGAAAGTAAGGACTCTTCGTATGTGTGCACCATCTGTGACTTTTGGATCCACAAGGGATGTGCTATGGCGCCTCTTGTGACTGAACCTAACTATCACAATCACCCTATCAGTCTCATTTACTCCATTCCTAATATTCATCGCAATTTTCGTAAATTATGTGGCATCTGCCACTATCGTGTTTACCGAAGCAACTGGATGTATTATTGTCAAAAATGCCAATTTTTTGTGCACATGCGATGTGCTATAAAGTA TAATGAAGAGAGCGCAGTGTCCGACACTGACACAGTTAGTCTGGTACAATTTCCTCTGGCCAGCGAAAAATCTCTATTTGACCTGTTTTCAGGTAACTGTTGCCGGTTCCAAGTTGACTTTCAAAGTAATGATCCAGACATCATTAAAGAGCACTGGAGTCACAACCATCCATTAGAAAAATTCCAGTTCATAAGCAGCAGTGAGAATGATAACGAAGACAATTCAGATGACAGAAGAGTGATGATTTGCGATGGGTGCATTCAACCCATTTCTGAATTTCATCTTTCTTACTACGCTTGTATCCAATGTGCTCTCTTTCTCCATCCCCTATGTGCCACTAAGTTACCGAAGGAGTTGCCAATAGGAGCATGCACATTTCACCCCGAGCATCTGCTCTTCCTCCGGAAGACAGATAGATTCTATAAATTTGTGAAATGTGGAGTCTGCAGCTTCCCCACCAACGGCTTTTACTATCACTGTGAGAGTTGTGATGTCAAAGTTGATATACGTTGTGCATTCTTGCCCAAAAGGATCAAACACAAATCTCACAAGCAACACTCCCTTACTATGTATCGATCTGACAAATCCAAATGTAGTGCAAGCAAATTGCTTATTGGTGAAGGCATGCAATATGCATGTATGACTTGCACTGACTTCCAGATTCATATACTTAGTGCATTTTACCCACGTAAGATTACGCACAAGTACGATCCTCACCTCTTAACCTTGAGACAACCTCCATTCTTCTACGAGGGAGTATTATACTGCCAAATATGTGAAGAACGAGTTAACAATCAGTTTTGGCTTTATTACTGTGACGAATGTGATCGTGGCTATCACTGTGATTGCGTCCGTCAGTATGAAAATGTCAAGTTAGGAGGGACCATCAAACTTAGGCTTAATGATGAAAATCACACATTTGCATTGGTTTTAAAGAGGCCACAAGGAATGAAATCTTCCGTGCATATCTGTTTTTACTGCAAGCATGAATTCAGTTATGCATTCTTATTTGAATGCGACGGCTGTGGATTTCTTGCTTGCTGCAAATGTGTCGATGAAATCTTGGGTGAGTAA
- the LOC108207799 gene encoding MYB-like transcription factor EOBI: MASSKKCPWTREEDMRLVNYISKHGIWNWSQMPKHAGLSRTGKSCRLRWMNYLDPRVKRGNYSEEEDEIIISMRHDGAGWSSIAESLPGRSDNEIKNRWHSRLSKRLASDMVQIMKPYREQIVSDLKAMMNNDDSLIPEASQVEVACEDYPLPSHILNIGGLSSNIAPPTCADPHIRFWRDPYSLENIYDTDEYATYAYPVFGTPKLHDWFRESFYPYYQQL, translated from the exons ATGGCAAGTTCAAAGAAATGTCCATGGACCCGCGAAGAAGACATGCGGCTAGTGAATTATATCAGTAAACATGGCATTTGGAATTGGAGCCAGATGCCTAAACATGCTG GTTTGTCAAGGACCGGGAAGAGTTGCAGACTGAGGTGGATGAACTATCTGGATCCACGGGTGAAACGTGGTAACTACAGTGAAGAGGAAGATGAAATCATAATCAGCATGCGTCATGATGGAGCAGG ATGGTCTTCAATTGCAGAAAGTCTTCCCGGCCGATCTgataatgaaataaaaaatcGATGGCACAGCCGCCTCAGCAAACGGTTAGCCAGCGATATGGTGCAAATCATGAAACCATATAGGGAGCAAATAGTATCAGATTTAAAAGCAATGATGAACAATGACGACTCTCTCATCCCAGAAGCTTCTCAAGTAGAAGTAGCATGTGAAGACTACCCTCTTCCATCACACATCCTAAATATTGGTGGTTTATCGAGCAATATTGCTCCTCCTACATGTGCGGATCCCCACATACGTTTCTGGAGAGACCCATATTCCCTGGAAAACATTTACGACACTGATGAGTATGCAACATATGCCTATCCTGTATTTGGAACGCCAAAGCTTCACGATTGGTTCAGAGAGTCATTCTATCCATATTATCAACAGTTATGA